Proteins encoded in a region of the Candidatus Margulisiibacteriota bacterium genome:
- a CDS encoding DUF1844 domain-containing protein codes for MEDIRQPEKKIDSSWKENTGKEKEGAERQEQFTPPEPDFSFFVTTLAIQASIFLGIMENPATGKKAQDLTQAKFIIDTLAMIGEKTKGNLNEEEAALLEKMLFELRTGYVHIAEKDAPKP; via the coding sequence ATGGAAGACATACGCCAACCCGAAAAAAAGATCGATAGCAGCTGGAAAGAAAACACCGGTAAGGAAAAGGAAGGGGCCGAGCGCCAGGAGCAGTTCACTCCGCCTGAGCCGGACTTCAGCTTCTTTGTCACAACCCTTGCCATACAGGCCTCGATTTTCCTGGGGATCATGGAAAATCCGGCGACCGGGAAAAAGGCACAGGACCTCACCCAAGCCAAATTCATCATTGATACCCTGGCGATGATCGGGGAGAAGACAAAAGGCAACCTGAACGAAGAGGAAGCTGCGCTCCTTGAAAAGATGCTTTTTGAGCTCAGGACCGGCTACGTCCATATCGCCGAAAAGGACGCCCCGAAACCTTAA
- a CDS encoding Trm112 family protein, whose translation MIDKELLDILACPACKGDVEFKNEKILCKKCGKKYPVKDGIPVMLIDEAE comes from the coding sequence ATGATAGATAAAGAGCTTCTGGACATCCTCGCCTGCCCTGCCTGCAAAGGCGATGTTGAATTTAAAAACGAAAAGATACTCTGCAAAAAATGCGGGAAAAAATACCCGGTCAAAGACGGCATACCCGTCATGCTTATCGATGAAGCGGAATAA
- the aroQ gene encoding type II 3-dehydroquinate dehydratase, producing the protein MKRNKAKKILVIHGPNLNLLGQREPAVYGRVTLERINTLIRQAARKLGAKVEIRQSNHEGAIVDLIGKSKARFHGLLINPAAYTHTSVAIRDAIAACGIPAVEVHLSNIHAREEFRHKSLITPVAKGTVMGFGASSYTLGLAALVDLLE; encoded by the coding sequence ATGAAGCGGAATAAAGCCAAAAAGATCCTGGTCATCCACGGGCCGAACCTTAACCTTCTGGGGCAGCGGGAACCTGCCGTATACGGCAGGGTGACCCTTGAGCGCATCAATACCCTGATCAGGCAGGCTGCGCGCAAACTCGGGGCAAAGGTGGAGATCAGGCAATCCAATCACGAAGGCGCCATCGTTGATCTCATCGGAAAAAGCAAGGCCCGCTTCCACGGCCTGCTCATCAACCCCGCTGCCTACACGCATACAAGTGTAGCCATCCGCGATGCCATAGCCGCCTGCGGCATCCCGGCAGTAGAAGTGCACCTCTCCAATATCCATGCCCGCGAGGAATTCCGGCACAAATCCCTGATCACCCCCGTGGCAAAAGGAACCGTCATGGGGTTTGGAGCAAGTAGTTATACATTGGGACTGGCAGCGCTTGTAGATCTACTGGAATAA